A single region of the Kwoniella botswanensis chromosome 1, complete sequence genome encodes:
- a CDS encoding phosphatidylserine decarboxylase has product MIIRHLTRALTRATSLRSSRLQPFVFPRSIASPLLSSPTPIRFNSNTPRQPYNPPEIKPKPTQEKTTAGSAESSQGKPLKEKVAQAWSTPTGWYPIPLALGALVLLVVQYRKSTRGDIEVEYQNEEGAVIRKNGKRVDGPWQVRVLGALPLRSLSQLWGYLNGLVLPVWFRPFGFKLYATIFGCNLDEVPKDLKEYESLGDFFYREMKEGQRPVADAPMVSPADGRVLHFGEIVGSRVEQVKGITYSLEALLGSESSLHGEAKSIPRKDKEGGEVVDDENFANINDIPYSLASLLGKGSGSENVEDKSFDDSTLPKTNEKEVDASHPPQGHELGHDASVAARLGTSALANQTNSKGELPRLSNEKNKLYFMVVYLAPGDYHRFHSPTTWVVERRRHFTGDLFSVSPYIANRMQDLFVLNERVALLGRWKYGFFSMVPVGATNVGSIKINFDETLRTNTRKITHPPHTYAEAVYSSASILKGQPLLAGEEMGGFKLGSTIVMVFEAPRNWKFNVEAGQKVKMGQELGVFEEEKQ; this is encoded by the exons ATGATCATCCGACATTTAACAAGAGCTCTGACGAGAGCCACATCACTGCGATCCTCCCGTTTGCAGCCTTTCGTCTTCCCGAGATCGATcgcttctcctcttctgtccTCTCCTACACCCATCCGATTCAACTCCAACACACCTAGACAACCATACAACCCACCTGAAATCAAGCCCAAGCCCACTCAGGAGAAGACAACAGCCGGATCAGCAGAGAGCAGTCAAGGCAAGCCATTGAAAG AGAAAGTAGCTCAAGCTTGGTCTACCCCTACTGGATGGTATCCTATCCCTCTCGCACTCGGCGCATTGGTCCTGCTAGTCGTACAGTATCGTAAATCCACGAGAGGAGATATCGAAGTGGAGTATCAGAATGAGGAAGGTGCGGTGATTAGGAAGAATGGTAAGAGGGTGGATGGACCATGGCAG GTCCGAGTCCTTGGCGCACTTCCTCTCCGATCATTATCCCAACTATGGGGATACCTCAACGGCCTAGTCCTACCAGTATGGTTCCGACCTTTCGGTTTCAAGCTTTACGCTACTATATTCGGATGTAATCTGGATGAAGTACCAAAAGATCTGAAAGAATACGAGAGTTTAGGTGATTTCTTTTAtagggagatgaaagagggtCAAAGACCTGTTGCGGATGCTCCGATG GTGTCACCAGCGGACGGTCGAGTACTTCATTTCGGTGAGATCGTAGGATCTCGCGTAGAGCAAGTAAAAGGTATAACCTATTCTCTCGAAGCTCTTCTTGgatctgaatcatcattgCATGGAGAAGCCAAGTCTATCCCTAGAAAGGAcaaggaaggaggagaagtggtagatgatgaaaaTTTTGCCAATATCAACGATATACCTTATTCCCTCGCTTCATTGTTAGGTAAAGGAAGTGGATCAGAGAATGTAGAAGATAAATCATTCGACGATTCGACTCTACCTAAAACCAATGAAAAAGAAGTTGACGCCTCTCATCCGCCTCAAGGACACGAACTGGGACACGATGCGAGCGTCGCAGCTAGATTGGGAACTTCAGCTTTGGCCAATCAGACCAACTCTAAAGGTGAATTACCAAGATTAAGCAATGAGAAAAACAAATTATATTTCATGGTGGTTTATCTGGCTCCTGGAGATTATCACAGGTTCCATTCACCGACTACATGGGTGGTTGAACGACGACGACATTTCACCGGCGACTTGTTTAGCGTATCGCCATATATTGCTAATCGGATGCAAGACCTATTCGTATTGAATGAAAGAGTAGCTTTGTTAGGAAGGTGGAAATACGGTTTCTTCTCCATGGTCCCTGTAGGAGCTACCAACGTAGgatccatcaagatcaatttcGATGAAACGCTTCGAACTAATACACGTAAAATcactcatccacctcataCCTATGCTGAGGCTGTATATTCCTCTGCGTCGATATTGAAAGGACAACCGTTATTGGCTGGAGAGGAGATGGGAGGATTCAAGTTGGGAAGTACGATCGTGATGGTCTTTGAAGCTCCGAGAAATTGGAAATTCAACGTGGAAGCTGggcagaaggtgaagatgggtcAGGAGCTGGGTGTTttcgaggaagagaagcaGTGA